Proteins encoded together in one Miscanthus floridulus cultivar M001 chromosome 16, ASM1932011v1, whole genome shotgun sequence window:
- the LOC136512456 gene encoding calmodulin-1, protein MADQLTDDQIAEFKEAFSLFDKDGDGCITTKELGTVMRSLGQNPTEAELQDMINEVDADGNGTIDFPEFLNLMARKMKDTDSEEELKEAFRVFDKDQNGFISAAELRHVMTNLGEKLTDEEVDEMIREADVDGDGQINYEEFVKVMMAK, encoded by the exons ATGGCGGACCAGCTCACCGACGACCAGATCGCGGAGTTCAAGGAGGCCTTCAGCCTCTTCGACAAGGATGGCGACG GCTGCATCACCACCAAGGAGCTTGGAACTGTGATGCGCTCCCTTGGCCAGAACCCTACTGAGGCAGAGCTGCAGGACATGATCAATGAGGTTGATGCTGATGGCAATGGGACCATCGACTTCCCAGAGTTCCTGAACCTGATGGCAAGGAAGATGAAGGACACCGACTCCGAGGAGGAGCTCAAGGAGGCCTTCCGCGTCTTCGACAAGGACCAGAATGGTTTCATCTCGGCTGCTGAGCTCCGCCATGTCATGACCAACCTCGGCGAGAAGCTGACTGACgaggaggtggacgagatgatCCGTGAGGCTGACGTTGATGGCGACGGCCAGATCAACTACGAGGAGTTCGTGAAGGTTATGATGGCCAAGTGA